From Diaminobutyricibacter sp. McL0608, one genomic window encodes:
- a CDS encoding ABC transporter permease: MSIAYVGLESFRQIKNARSMIFTLAVPLVMLVAFGGTFGGAGQVDSVTKLPWIVVTTIQVAGYGGMMAALSQAFNIVTERSIGWNRQLRITPLSGTGYLISKMITAMLMGLVSIIVIFTVSVLLYHSTLPPMNWMTAGLGLWFGILPFSLLGILIGQFAKPEYAQPLFMAVFMGMAVLGGLWVPLQIFPAWVANVAQVVPSYWLNRIGQMGAHQSGDVLTPALVLVGWTLALGAFIIWRYRRDAARS; the protein is encoded by the coding sequence ATGAGCATCGCCTACGTCGGACTCGAGTCGTTCCGGCAGATCAAGAATGCCCGTTCGATGATCTTCACGCTGGCCGTCCCGCTCGTGATGCTTGTCGCGTTCGGCGGCACCTTCGGCGGAGCAGGACAGGTGGATTCGGTCACCAAGCTTCCCTGGATCGTCGTGACGACCATCCAGGTCGCCGGCTACGGCGGGATGATGGCGGCGCTCTCGCAAGCGTTCAACATCGTGACAGAACGGTCCATCGGGTGGAACCGGCAACTGCGCATCACCCCGCTGAGCGGTACCGGCTACCTCATCTCGAAGATGATCACCGCGATGCTGATGGGCCTCGTCTCGATCATCGTGATCTTCACAGTCTCGGTCCTGCTGTACCACTCGACCCTGCCGCCGATGAACTGGATGACCGCGGGCCTCGGTCTCTGGTTCGGTATCCTCCCCTTCTCGCTCCTCGGCATCCTGATCGGACAGTTCGCGAAGCCCGAATACGCGCAGCCGCTCTTCATGGCGGTGTTCATGGGGATGGCGGTGCTCGGCGGCCTGTGGGTTCCGCTCCAGATCTTCCCGGCCTGGGTCGCGAACGTCGCGCAGGTGGTGCCGTCGTACTGGCTGAACCGGATCGGGCAGATGGGGGCGCACCAGTCGGGCGATGTCCTGACGCCGGCCCTGGTGCTGGTCGGATGGACGCTCGCGCTCGGCGCATTCATCATCTGGCGGTATCGCCGGGATGCCGCGCGCAGCTGA
- a CDS encoding carbohydrate ABC transporter permease, with amino-acid sequence MSGGRIAANSVFYAVLVIIAIVYIFPFLIQISTSFKTNAEATATPLSLIPNTWTTAAYQSLFRNSDFPTWFKNSVIVTVFVTCGRVFFDSLAGYALSRLHFRGRSVIFAGLIAVMAVPAVVLLIPKFLVLNQLSLYDTYGGMILPLLVDAAGVFIMKGFFESIPVSIEEQARIDGAGTFRVFWSVVLPMARPALVTIIILSFQGSWNELSHFIVSAQNPALTTLTKGVASLTAGQLGQGNQYPLKLAAALIMTIPVAVMFFVFQRRIMNTSEGAVKE; translated from the coding sequence ATGTCGGGGGGCCGCATCGCGGCGAACTCCGTGTTCTACGCGGTGCTGGTCATCATCGCGATCGTCTACATCTTCCCGTTCCTCATCCAGATCTCCACCTCGTTCAAGACGAACGCCGAGGCGACGGCGACGCCGCTGTCGCTCATCCCGAACACCTGGACCACCGCCGCCTACCAGTCGCTGTTCCGCAACTCGGACTTCCCGACCTGGTTCAAGAACTCCGTCATCGTCACCGTGTTCGTCACGTGCGGACGGGTGTTCTTCGACTCGCTCGCCGGCTACGCCCTGTCGCGACTGCACTTCCGCGGCCGCAGCGTGATCTTCGCGGGCCTCATCGCGGTCATGGCTGTTCCGGCTGTGGTGCTGCTCATCCCGAAGTTCCTCGTCCTCAACCAGCTTTCGCTGTATGACACGTATGGCGGGATGATCCTTCCGCTCCTCGTCGATGCCGCCGGCGTGTTCATCATGAAGGGCTTCTTCGAGTCGATTCCGGTGAGCATCGAGGAACAGGCCAGGATCGACGGCGCCGGCACGTTCCGTGTGTTCTGGTCCGTCGTGCTCCCGATGGCCCGGCCTGCTCTCGTGACGATCATCATCCTGTCGTTCCAGGGTTCGTGGAACGAGCTGTCGCACTTCATCGTCTCCGCCCAGAACCCCGCCCTGACGACGCTGACCAAAGGCGTCGCCTCGCTCACGGCGGGTCAGCTCGGCCAGGGTAATCAATACCCGCTCAAGCTCGCCGCAGCCCTCATCATGACCATCCCGGTCGCCGTGATGTTCTTCGTCTTCCAGCGCCGCATCATGAACACGAGTGAAGGCGCGGTGAAGGAGTGA
- a CDS encoding sensor histidine kinase: MDLASRTSAERPTSWDEWWGRARESMTDRATRGWYVGACFGLLYQALTVIAVWLSPGTVPAKVAATVLLIVYCGIFVFLAPMVWWAPLRDRIIAVTGYWVLSFVFFPLLGGTAFWLWVLVAVVSAAVFEEFAIVATFTAVLIIIPLIYGVLTGFADSAAWSGIITFSVTSMMFGLNRQMRTVRELRQAQSEVARLAVVEERARFSRDMHDVLGHSLTVVTVKSELARRLVTLDPARAEEEIADIERLSRAALTDLRAAVAGYREMSLSTELAAAQTALAAADIEAHLPRNGEIVRPELRELFGWVLREGVTNVIRHSGARNCWVELSVDSLVVSDDGRGAGMIGVVGADAAPIAQHGGNGLDGLVARARASGARVVAGPSIQGGFQLSVRKAAE; encoded by the coding sequence ATGGACCTGGCCTCCCGCACGTCGGCGGAGCGTCCCACGAGCTGGGACGAATGGTGGGGCCGGGCACGCGAGTCCATGACCGACCGGGCGACCCGGGGCTGGTACGTCGGCGCGTGCTTCGGCCTGCTGTATCAGGCGCTGACCGTGATCGCGGTCTGGCTGTCGCCGGGGACTGTTCCCGCGAAGGTCGCCGCGACCGTCCTGCTCATCGTGTATTGCGGGATCTTCGTCTTCCTCGCGCCGATGGTCTGGTGGGCTCCGCTACGCGACCGGATCATCGCCGTGACCGGGTACTGGGTACTCTCGTTCGTCTTCTTCCCACTGCTCGGCGGCACAGCCTTCTGGCTGTGGGTGCTCGTCGCCGTCGTCTCCGCCGCGGTCTTCGAGGAGTTCGCGATCGTCGCGACCTTCACGGCGGTGCTCATCATCATCCCCCTGATCTACGGGGTGCTCACCGGGTTCGCGGACAGCGCCGCCTGGTCGGGCATCATCACCTTCTCGGTCACGTCGATGATGTTCGGGCTGAACCGCCAGATGCGCACCGTGCGCGAACTGCGACAGGCGCAGAGCGAAGTGGCACGGCTCGCCGTGGTCGAGGAACGCGCCAGGTTCTCCCGCGACATGCATGACGTGCTCGGGCACTCGCTGACCGTGGTGACCGTGAAATCGGAGCTCGCCCGCAGGCTGGTCACGCTGGACCCTGCGCGCGCCGAAGAGGAGATCGCCGACATCGAACGACTGTCGCGCGCAGCACTCACCGACCTGCGCGCGGCCGTCGCCGGCTACCGCGAGATGAGCCTGTCGACCGAGCTCGCCGCCGCGCAGACGGCGCTCGCCGCCGCCGACATCGAGGCGCACCTGCCGCGCAACGGCGAGATCGTGCGCCCCGAGCTGCGCGAGCTCTTCGGCTGGGTGCTGCGCGAAGGCGTGACCAACGTCATCCGCCATTCGGGCGCACGCAACTGCTGGGTCGAACTCAGCGTGGACTCGCTCGTCGTCTCCGACGACGGACGCGGAGCCGGGATGATCGGCGTGGTGGGCGCGGATGCCGCCCCCATCGCACAGCACGGGGGCAACGGCCTGGATGGTCTGGTCGCGCGCGCGAGGGCGTCCGGCGCCCGCGTGGTGGCCGGCCCGAGCATCCAGGGCGGTTTCCAGCTCAGCGTACGGAAGGCGGCCGAGTGA
- a CDS encoding NAD(P)-binding domain-containing protein: MTTSSNETQVVIVGAGQAGLAVAYYLRRFELTPGVDFIIFDRGPGTGGAWQFRWDALKLGSAHKVNDLPGMAELGISFDTADRSLPAKDIVAGYYRRYEEHYELDVQRPVTVTSVFNRGADLVVEHSHGETTTRMLVNATGTWGSPFVPYYPGVTTFSGRHVHTNSYVAADEFAGKRVVVVGGGTSAIGFLLELEGVASELFWATRRPVEFRDESELTIEGGVAAVAAQDAAARAGEALPSIVSGTGVPRTRRVAAGIERGVLVERPMFSAIEEHGVRWPDGTYTEVDAIIWATGFRPELRHLAPLRLREKKGGLTVASGASWQDPRIFLAGYGPQASTIGANRAGRVIARQIMAQL; this comes from the coding sequence GTGACCACGAGCAGTAACGAAACCCAGGTGGTGATCGTCGGTGCGGGCCAGGCAGGGCTCGCCGTCGCGTATTACCTGAGGCGTTTCGAGCTTACTCCTGGCGTCGATTTCATCATCTTCGACCGCGGTCCGGGCACGGGCGGCGCCTGGCAGTTCCGGTGGGATGCGTTGAAGCTCGGGAGCGCCCACAAGGTGAACGATCTCCCGGGAATGGCCGAGCTCGGGATCAGTTTCGACACCGCTGACCGCTCTCTTCCCGCGAAGGACATCGTGGCCGGCTACTACCGCCGCTACGAGGAGCATTACGAGCTGGACGTGCAGCGTCCAGTGACGGTCACGAGCGTTTTCAATCGGGGCGCCGACCTGGTCGTCGAGCATTCGCACGGCGAGACAACGACGCGGATGCTCGTCAACGCCACCGGCACGTGGGGCTCGCCCTTCGTGCCCTACTACCCGGGCGTGACGACGTTCAGCGGGCGCCATGTCCACACCAATTCCTACGTCGCGGCCGACGAGTTCGCCGGCAAGCGCGTCGTCGTCGTCGGCGGTGGGACATCGGCGATCGGCTTCCTCCTCGAACTCGAAGGTGTGGCGAGCGAACTGTTCTGGGCGACCCGCAGACCGGTCGAGTTCCGCGACGAGTCCGAGCTGACGATCGAAGGCGGGGTCGCGGCGGTCGCGGCGCAGGATGCGGCGGCTCGCGCCGGCGAGGCGCTCCCCAGCATCGTGAGCGGAACGGGTGTGCCGCGGACGCGGCGCGTGGCGGCAGGCATCGAGCGCGGGGTGCTCGTGGAGCGCCCGATGTTCAGCGCGATCGAGGAGCACGGCGTGCGCTGGCCGGATGGAACGTACACCGAGGTGGATGCGATCATCTGGGCGACCGGGTTCCGCCCGGAACTGCGGCATCTCGCACCCCTGAGACTGCGCGAGAAGAAGGGCGGCCTGACCGTCGCATCCGGAGCGTCGTGGCAGGATCCGCGTATATTCCTCGCGGGGTATGGGCCGCAGGCGAGCACCATCGGTGCGAACCGTGCCGGACGCGTGATCGCACGACAGATCATGGCGCAGCTGTAG
- a CDS encoding Calx-beta domain-containing protein, which produces MKRSPGRGFRAVAAVVPGAVFALVALGPAVAAPDPITVAPFVDCVSSAPGATPDAFTVVFGFRNSSASAVAFAPGSAQNTFTLGGDRGQPATFDPGVHHAVFATTFSGGPRDLTWTLGTTTIGIDATTPSCGTATTVALSAPPTAAAGDPFDVTASVGRMLLASPTTGSVEFSVDSAVAAVAPVDGQGVARASLDAPEAGSHTITARYVPQTATPQLLGSAAAVALSVTPADAISIASSGLSADGHSARFIVSRTVSDTTAHVDYVTADGSAQAGRDYASSRGTVRFAVGQRSATVAIPLLDRPFGSPAASFFVLLQRASGGVEVAGATAVLPRVAAVTAPTAGHDAAGAGLAPVPHVPSASSVAAPSTGTHPGAGSADLALLFGGLLLTVGAAFGVVGMMRLRSSEG; this is translated from the coding sequence GTGAAACGTTCGCCCGGGCGCGGTTTCCGCGCAGTCGCGGCGGTCGTTCCGGGCGCCGTCTTCGCGCTCGTCGCCCTGGGTCCTGCTGTCGCCGCCCCCGACCCGATCACGGTCGCACCCTTCGTCGACTGCGTCAGTTCAGCACCGGGCGCGACTCCGGATGCATTCACCGTCGTCTTCGGATTCCGCAACTCTTCGGCATCCGCCGTCGCGTTCGCGCCCGGGTCCGCACAGAACACGTTCACCCTCGGCGGCGATCGTGGCCAGCCCGCCACCTTCGACCCCGGCGTCCACCACGCTGTCTTCGCGACGACGTTCTCGGGAGGGCCACGAGACCTGACCTGGACGCTCGGAACGACGACGATCGGCATCGACGCGACGACCCCGTCATGCGGGACCGCGACGACCGTCGCACTGTCGGCTCCCCCAACCGCGGCGGCCGGGGATCCGTTCGACGTCACGGCGAGCGTCGGGCGGATGCTCCTGGCGTCACCGACCACCGGTTCCGTCGAGTTCAGCGTCGACTCCGCCGTGGCCGCGGTCGCTCCCGTCGACGGACAGGGCGTCGCTCGTGCCAGCCTGGACGCGCCCGAAGCGGGATCGCACACCATCACGGCGCGGTACGTCCCGCAGACGGCCACACCCCAGCTGCTCGGGTCGGCCGCCGCAGTAGCGCTCAGCGTGACACCCGCCGACGCGATCAGCATCGCGAGCTCAGGTTTGTCAGCCGACGGCCACTCGGCGCGCTTCATCGTGTCGCGGACCGTATCCGACACGACCGCACACGTCGACTATGTGACGGCCGACGGGTCCGCCCAGGCGGGGCGCGACTACGCGTCCTCCCGCGGCACCGTCCGCTTCGCCGTCGGACAGCGCAGCGCGACCGTCGCGATTCCGCTGCTCGACCGACCGTTCGGGTCCCCGGCGGCCAGCTTCTTCGTGTTGCTGCAGCGCGCATCCGGCGGTGTCGAGGTCGCGGGCGCGACTGCCGTGCTCCCACGCGTCGCCGCCGTCACCGCCCCGACGGCCGGACATGATGCGGCCGGGGCCGGGCTTGCGCCGGTTCCGCACGTTCCGTCCGCGAGTTCCGTCGCGGCGCCCTCGACCGGCACCCACCCCGGCGCCGGCTCCGCAGACCTGGCCCTCCTCTTCGGCGGACTGCTCCTCACCGTCGGCGCAGCCTTCGGCGTCGTCGGGATGATGCGCCTCCGCTCCTCCGAGGGCTAA
- a CDS encoding ABC transporter ATP-binding protein has product MNTPAIQLTDLKKSFGHIQAVNGVSLTIEPGEVVALLGPNGAGKSTTIDLALGLAHPTSGTAELFGASPRSAIENGRVGAMLQGGALLPTLTVAQSVGLVASVHRHPLPVEEALARARCTEIAKQKVSKLSGGQLQRARFAVAVVSNPDLLFLDEPTAAMDVEARRTFWQSMREFTDEGRTVVFATHYLDEADAYADRIVMLSAGRVVADGSPTEVKAVVSGRRIRASADFAWSAEIEREFADLPGVRSFEHRGSQFTLVSDDSDATLRSLLSAYQEVHDIEVTSHTMDDAFLALTEGRSDFADEKPATTDATILEGARS; this is encoded by the coding sequence GTGAACACACCAGCCATCCAGCTCACCGACCTGAAGAAGTCGTTCGGACACATCCAGGCGGTCAACGGAGTCAGCCTCACCATCGAACCCGGCGAAGTCGTTGCCCTGCTCGGGCCGAACGGCGCCGGCAAGTCGACGACCATCGACCTGGCGCTCGGACTCGCGCATCCCACCAGCGGCACTGCCGAGCTCTTCGGTGCGAGCCCGCGGTCCGCGATCGAGAACGGCCGCGTCGGCGCCATGCTTCAGGGCGGCGCGCTGCTGCCGACCCTCACCGTCGCGCAGAGCGTCGGCCTCGTCGCCAGCGTGCACCGGCATCCGCTGCCCGTGGAGGAGGCGCTCGCGCGCGCCCGCTGCACCGAGATCGCGAAGCAGAAGGTCAGCAAGCTGTCCGGCGGCCAACTGCAGCGCGCACGGTTCGCCGTCGCTGTCGTCTCCAACCCCGACCTGCTGTTCCTCGACGAGCCGACCGCCGCGATGGATGTCGAAGCTCGCCGCACATTCTGGCAGTCCATGCGCGAGTTCACCGACGAGGGCCGCACGGTCGTCTTCGCCACCCACTACCTCGACGAGGCTGACGCCTACGCCGACCGCATCGTCATGCTGAGCGCCGGGCGCGTGGTCGCCGACGGCAGCCCCACCGAAGTGAAGGCGGTCGTGTCGGGCCGCCGTATCCGCGCCAGCGCCGACTTCGCGTGGAGCGCCGAGATCGAACGCGAGTTCGCCGACCTCCCGGGGGTGCGCAGCTTCGAGCACCGCGGCAGCCAGTTCACGCTGGTCAGCGACGATTCTGATGCAACGCTGCGAAGCCTCCTGAGCGCCTACCAGGAGGTCCACGACATCGAGGTCACGTCGCACACGATGGACGACGCGTTCCTCGCACTCACCGAAGGTCGTTCCGACTTCGCCGACGAGAAGCCGGCGACCACAGACGCCACAATCCTGGAAGGGGCACGCTCATGA
- a CDS encoding amylo-alpha-1,6-glucosidase, whose amino-acid sequence MTQPFQPLLHDSVVLLATPSQAWSGPAGDIRPRGIEGFYHSDLRVLNRVALTVGGVAPEHIATSAVDAATAVFTSLARGIDDNTADPRVRIDRRRTVAPGTLSETLTLTNALPSEIRTTIAVDLQADFTPMQVVKAGMSGSDVEIDARAEDGELRFGSGAVGARLEAPDARIEVDYRESGGTAGNTEGSRTARLEWAVTVPARASTSVTWRIHAIDDSAVVAGAAPSTEWDAVHVDAGDSRLSSWVRSAIGDLQALRMVTRDRPDDVFLAAGAPWFFTLFGRDSLWAARMLLPLGTELAASTLRVLAALQGTREVAETAEQPGKIMHELRPGVLAIPGLNISLPPLYYGTVDATALWITLLHDAWKWGMPDSEVEALLPNLEAALAWMRDYGDSDGDGFLEYVDTTGHGLANQGWKDSGDSIQWRDGSLAEGPIALCEVQAYAYEAAVGGAALLEHFGRSGEAWREWGAALKARFAASFWIQDRDGAYPAVALDAHKRKVDTVTSNIGHLLGTGILDRDQAALVARRLASPELNSGFGLRTMSSDSEGFWPLSYHGGSVWTHDTAIAIAGLGREGFPDEAASLIEGLLRAADGFDYRMPELHSGDSIARTATPIPYPAACRPQAWSAAAAIAVLGTLLGLEADAQGGELRVSPLTASGTIDARGLRFAGEPFSVAVDAEGRVRRS is encoded by the coding sequence ATGACTCAACCGTTCCAACCCCTGCTGCATGACAGCGTCGTACTGCTCGCCACGCCCAGCCAGGCGTGGTCGGGACCCGCCGGCGACATCCGTCCGCGCGGCATCGAAGGCTTCTACCATTCCGACCTCCGGGTGCTGAACCGGGTCGCCCTCACCGTCGGCGGAGTCGCCCCGGAGCACATCGCGACTTCCGCGGTCGATGCCGCGACGGCCGTCTTCACCTCCCTGGCCCGCGGGATCGACGACAACACGGCCGACCCGCGCGTCCGTATCGACCGGCGCCGCACGGTCGCCCCCGGCACCCTCAGCGAAACCCTCACGCTCACCAACGCACTCCCCTCTGAGATCCGTACGACGATCGCGGTCGACCTCCAGGCCGACTTCACGCCCATGCAGGTCGTCAAAGCGGGGATGAGCGGCAGCGACGTCGAGATCGACGCACGCGCTGAGGACGGCGAGCTGCGTTTCGGCTCCGGCGCTGTCGGAGCGCGACTCGAGGCGCCGGATGCTCGTATCGAGGTCGACTATCGCGAAAGCGGCGGGACCGCAGGCAACACCGAGGGCAGCCGGACTGCTCGCCTGGAATGGGCCGTCACTGTTCCCGCCCGGGCGTCCACCTCCGTCACCTGGCGCATCCATGCGATCGACGACTCGGCTGTCGTGGCCGGCGCCGCGCCATCCACCGAATGGGATGCCGTCCACGTCGACGCGGGCGACTCGCGCCTCTCGTCGTGGGTGCGGTCGGCGATCGGCGATCTGCAGGCGCTCCGCATGGTCACCCGCGACCGGCCGGATGACGTCTTCCTCGCCGCAGGGGCCCCGTGGTTCTTCACGTTGTTCGGTCGCGACTCCCTCTGGGCTGCACGGATGCTGCTGCCTCTCGGCACGGAGCTCGCCGCCTCCACGCTGCGGGTCCTCGCAGCCCTCCAGGGCACCCGCGAGGTCGCCGAGACGGCGGAGCAGCCGGGCAAGATCATGCACGAGTTGCGGCCCGGGGTGCTGGCGATCCCCGGCCTGAACATCTCGCTGCCGCCCCTGTACTACGGGACGGTCGACGCGACCGCGCTCTGGATCACCCTGCTGCACGACGCCTGGAAGTGGGGGATGCCCGATTCCGAGGTCGAAGCGCTCCTTCCGAACCTCGAAGCTGCGCTGGCATGGATGCGCGACTACGGCGACAGCGACGGCGACGGTTTCCTCGAATACGTCGACACCACCGGGCACGGGCTCGCGAACCAGGGCTGGAAGGACTCCGGCGACTCGATCCAGTGGCGCGACGGGTCACTGGCCGAAGGACCGATCGCCCTCTGCGAAGTACAGGCGTACGCCTATGAGGCCGCCGTCGGCGGGGCCGCACTGCTGGAGCATTTCGGGCGCTCGGGCGAGGCCTGGCGCGAGTGGGGCGCGGCGCTCAAGGCACGCTTCGCCGCGTCGTTCTGGATCCAGGACCGGGACGGCGCCTACCCGGCTGTCGCGCTGGATGCGCACAAACGAAAAGTGGACACGGTGACCAGCAACATCGGCCACTTGCTCGGCACCGGCATCCTGGACCGGGACCAGGCCGCACTGGTCGCGCGGCGCCTCGCCTCCCCCGAACTGAACTCCGGTTTCGGCCTGCGAACCATGTCGAGCGACTCGGAGGGGTTCTGGCCGCTCAGCTATCACGGCGGTTCGGTGTGGACGCACGACACGGCGATCGCGATCGCGGGTCTGGGACGCGAAGGCTTCCCCGACGAGGCCGCGTCGCTCATCGAAGGCCTGCTCCGCGCAGCCGACGGCTTCGACTACCGGATGCCCGAGCTGCACTCCGGCGACTCGATCGCCCGGACCGCGACGCCCATCCCGTACCCGGCGGCCTGTCGCCCGCAGGCCTGGTCGGCCGCGGCCGCGATCGCAGTGCTCGGCACCCTGCTGGGACTCGAAGCGGATGCGCAGGGCGGCGAGCTGCGTGTGTCGCCACTGACCGCATCCGGGACCATCGATGCCCGCGGGTTGCGCTTCGCCGGCGAGCCGTTCTCCGTGGCGGTCGACGCGGAGGGTCGGGTCAGGCGGTCCTGA
- a CDS encoding DUF3073 domain-containing protein, with amino-acid sequence MGRGRQKAKHTKIARELKSFSPEVNYDALERELTGHSHHDDQYAAWADYEPEGYGSTSSDTYEEEDQPKRA; translated from the coding sequence ATGGGGCGCGGCCGTCAAAAAGCAAAGCACACCAAGATCGCGCGCGAGCTGAAGTCATTCAGTCCTGAGGTGAACTACGACGCGCTCGAGCGTGAGCTTACCGGGCACTCGCATCACGACGACCAGTACGCCGCGTGGGCCGACTACGAGCCCGAGGGCTACGGCAGCACCAGCAGCGATACGTACGAAGAAGAAGACCAGCCCAAGCGGGCCTGA
- the purM gene encoding phosphoribosylformylglycinamidine cyclo-ligase — MTEQPASATSSYAEAGVDTAAGDLAVELMKSAVSRTHGPEVLGGVGGFAGLFDVSALKDFDRPLLATSTDGVGTKVAIAQAIDKHDTIGQDLVGMVVDDIVVVGAKPLFMTDYIACGKVVPSRIADIVAGIARACAETGTALVGGETAEHPGLLGPDDYDVAGAAVGAVEADAVLGADRVRDGDVVVALASSGLHSNGFSLVRHILSKRGIGFTDHSDDFGGVVGEVLLEPTRLYTSPLLRILGDPAFGGAVHSLSHVTGGGIAANLARVLPLGSWVEVDRSTWSPLAVFRVLSDLAGSTLESSEGTWNLGIGMFAVVAPEAADAVATALTADGIPSWTVGTIATSARDLAGFEQGAKGVDGGAVRLVGSYAG; from the coding sequence GTGACCGAACAGCCCGCATCCGCCACGTCCTCATACGCCGAAGCCGGTGTCGACACGGCGGCGGGTGACCTCGCTGTCGAGTTGATGAAGTCCGCGGTCTCCCGCACACACGGCCCCGAGGTCCTGGGCGGTGTCGGCGGTTTCGCCGGCCTCTTCGATGTGTCCGCGCTCAAAGACTTCGACCGTCCGCTCCTGGCGACCTCGACCGACGGCGTCGGCACCAAAGTCGCCATCGCTCAGGCCATCGACAAGCACGACACCATCGGGCAGGACCTCGTCGGAATGGTCGTGGACGACATCGTCGTCGTCGGCGCGAAGCCCCTGTTCATGACCGATTACATCGCCTGCGGCAAGGTCGTCCCGTCGCGCATCGCCGACATCGTCGCCGGTATCGCCCGGGCGTGCGCCGAGACCGGCACCGCACTTGTCGGCGGCGAGACAGCCGAGCACCCGGGACTCCTCGGCCCCGACGACTACGACGTGGCCGGCGCGGCGGTCGGCGCTGTCGAAGCGGATGCGGTGCTCGGCGCCGACCGTGTCCGCGACGGTGACGTGGTGGTCGCCCTCGCGTCCTCCGGACTCCACTCCAACGGTTTCTCTCTGGTCCGCCACATCCTGTCGAAGCGGGGAATCGGCTTCACCGATCATTCCGACGACTTCGGCGGTGTCGTCGGCGAAGTGCTTTTGGAGCCGACCCGCCTCTACACCAGCCCTCTGCTTCGCATCCTCGGCGATCCCGCGTTCGGCGGCGCCGTCCACTCGCTGAGCCACGTCACCGGCGGCGGCATCGCCGCGAACCTCGCCCGCGTGCTCCCGCTCGGATCCTGGGTCGAGGTCGACCGCTCCACCTGGTCGCCGCTCGCGGTGTTCCGCGTGCTGAGCGACCTCGCCGGCTCCACGCTCGAGTCCAGCGAGGGAACCTGGAACCTCGGCATCGGCATGTTCGCGGTCGTCGCGCCGGAGGCGGCGGATGCCGTGGCCACCGCGCTCACGGCTGACGGCATCCCCTCGTGGACGGTCGGCACGATCGCCACCTCGGCCCGCGATCTCGCCGGGTTCGAGCAGGGCGCCAAGGGCGTGGACGGCGGCGCTGTGCGTCTCGTCGGCTCGTACGCCGGCTGA
- a CDS encoding response regulator transcription factor, whose amino-acid sequence MTEPIRLLLADDQALVRGALAALLDLEPDLTVVAQVGRGDEVVDAARRTSADVALLDVEMPGIDGISAAALLARELPACRSLIVTTFGRPGYLRRAMEAGASGFVVKDTPSGQLADAVRRVAAGLRVVDPALAAESLASGNSPLTPRETEVLVVAGRGGSITDIARELHLSEGTVRNHLSSAIGKTGARNRSEAAGIAVDRGWL is encoded by the coding sequence GTGACCGAACCGATCAGGTTGCTCCTCGCGGACGACCAGGCACTGGTGCGCGGAGCCCTCGCGGCGCTGCTCGACCTCGAACCCGATCTGACCGTGGTGGCGCAGGTCGGGCGGGGAGACGAGGTCGTCGACGCGGCACGGCGCACCTCCGCCGACGTCGCGCTGCTCGACGTCGAGATGCCCGGGATCGACGGCATCTCCGCGGCCGCCCTGCTCGCCCGGGAGCTTCCGGCCTGCCGGTCGCTGATCGTGACGACCTTCGGGAGGCCGGGGTATCTCCGGCGGGCGATGGAGGCCGGAGCATCCGGTTTCGTCGTGAAGGACACCCCGTCGGGGCAGCTGGCGGATGCGGTCAGGCGCGTGGCAGCCGGCCTGCGTGTGGTGGACCCGGCCCTCGCAGCCGAATCGCTGGCCTCCGGCAACTCGCCGTTGACTCCGCGTGAGACCGAGGTACTCGTCGTCGCAGGCAGGGGAGGGTCGATCACCGATATCGCGCGCGAACTTCACCTCTCCGAGGGGACCGTCCGCAACCACTTGTCGAGCGCGATCGGCAAGACCGGGGCGCGCAACCGTTCAGAGGCGGCCGGGATTGCAGTTGATCGGGGATGGCTTTGA